The Halomonas elongata DSM 2581 DNA segment TGGCGCCGTCCCCATGGGCTCTACCATGGAAGAGCGGGAAAAGGTCGGACAGTCGTTGCTCGACAAGGCCGTCGAAGAGGCCCGTTCCTATGGGCTGGATCCGGATGCCATCACGACCAAGCTCGCCCAAGGTGACCCTCGACAGCTGATCCTGGCCACGGCCAAGGAACAGAATGTCGACGCCATCGTCATGGGTAGCCGAGGCCTGAGCGAGCTCAAGGGGTTGATCGTCGGCAGCATTGCCCACCGCGTCAGCCACGCCGCGGATTGCCGGGTGATCACCGTCTACTGAATCATCAGCCACGGAGCCGGAAAAGCACGAACGCTTTTCCGGCGGCTGCCGCCGCGCTTCCCCTGCCCCGCGCACTCGACAAGCGCCGCGTAGACGCGGCTCACTCCCCGGCGATATCGCGCAGGATGGCGCACAAGTGGCGGACGGGCTCGCTGAGTGCCTCGTTCTTGCGCGTCAGGATACCGAACGGGGAGAGTGTCTTGCCGACCGAGATCGGCAGCGCCTTGATCAGCCCGATTTCGAGATAGTCGCGCAACACCGATTCGGGCATCACCAGCACGCCATCGCTGCGCTTGACCAACTGCAAGGCCGCAAAGATCGACCCGCATTCGATGATATCGCGCGGCGACATCAGGCCCGCCAGCTCGAACTCCTTCTCCAGAACCTGTCGCGCCGGACTCTCCAGCGGCTGCAGGATCCAGGGCCAGGCTTCCAGCAGCGTCGCCAGCGACAACGATGCCTCATCGGCCAGGGGATGGTCGCGACGCACCACGGCCAGCATCGTCTCGTTGCCCAGTGACTCGAAGTCGAACTGGTTATGCTGGAGCGCGGTCACGTAGCGAGCGATGGCGATATCGATCTTGTTCTGGGCCAGCAGCTCCACGAGCTGATCGCTGGTCTCGCCCAGCAATCGTACCTGCAGCAGCGGACGCTGACGCTTCATTTCGATCACTGCCTCCGCCACCAGATCGGGCGCCGCTCCCATGATCGCCCCCAGTACCAGTTGGCCTTGATCGCCCAGTTGATGCCGATGCAGGGACTCGGCGCAGCGGTCCAGGCGGTTCAGCGCGCCATGGGCGAACTCGATCAGCACCTCTCCCAGGCGCGTCGGCTGTACACCGCGCGTGGTGCGCTCGAAGAGCCGGCATTCGAAGGTCGCCTCGATTTCACGCAGCATGCGCGTCGCCGCCGGCTGCGACATGTTCAGAGCCCTCGCCACCTGGTGCAGGTTGCGATGCTCATCGAGTAACGCGATCAACAGCAAGTGCTTGTAACGCAGCCGGTTGAGCAGCGCCGCGTGACGCATCGACTCCGACATGACACCTCTCTTTATTCCTGACACCCGAGCCCACGATAACGGGAAGCTATTTCGTTACGCCCCATTCGACATTGGTCTAATCAAGCTCCATCCCTCCAGTTTCAAGGACTCCCCGAAGAGCCCATGAAGCCTCGTCTCCACGAAAACTGATAATGAAAAAGTATCACACGGGACGAGCTCTGCATTAGCCAGCCGCCGCTATCGCGCGTATCTATTTCCCCACACCTTTTTCATTCGTCATCCATTGAAGGGACAGCATCATGCCGATGCCCACCATCAAGCACATCCGTGCCTATACCGTCCGCGGCGGCGGCGCCGACTACCACGACCAGGGCGACGGCCACTGGATCGATGGCCAGATATCGACGCCGATGAGCAAGTACCCCGAGTACCGCATGACGCGCAAGAGCTTCGGGCTGAATGTGCTCGGCACCCTGGTGGTCGAGGTCGAGGCCAGCGACGGGACCACCGGCTTCGCGGTGACCACCGCCGGCGAGATCGGCGCCTTCATCGTCGAGAAGCACCTGGCACGCTTCGTCGAGGGCCAGCGCGTCACCGACATCGAGCGCATCTGGGACCAGATGTTCAATGCGACCCTCTTCTACGGTCGCAAGGGCGTGGTGCTCAACACCATCTCCGGCGTCGACCTCGCGCTCTGGGACCTGCTGGGCAAGATCCGCCAGGAGCCGGTTCACGCCATGCTCGGCGGCCCGGTACGTGACGAGCTGACCTTCTACGCGACCGGAGCACGACCCGACCTGGCCAAGCAGATGGGGTTCATCGGCGGCAAGATGCCACTCAAGCACGGGCCGGCCGAAGGCGATGCCGGGCTCGAGAAGAACCTCGCCCAGCTCTCCGACATGCGCGAGCGCGTCGGCAACGACTTCTGGCTGATGTTCGACTGCTGGATGAGCCTCGACGTCAACTACGCCACGCGTCTCGCCCAAGGGGCCCGCGAGTTCGATCTCAAGTGGATCGAAGAGGCCCTGCCACCCGACGACTACTGGGGCTACGCCGAACTCAAGCGCAACGTGCCGACCGGCATGCTGGTCAACACCGGCGAACACGAGGCGACCCGCTGGGGCTTTCGCATGCTGATGGAGATGGCGTGCTGCGACGTCATCCAGCCCGACGTCGGCTGGTGCGGAGGCGTTACCGAGCTGATCAAGATCTCGGCGCTTGCCGATGCCCACAACAAGCTGGTGGTGCCGCACGGCTCCTCGGTCTACAGCTACCACTTCGTCGTCACGCGCCACAACAGCCCGTTCGCCGAGTTCCTGATGATGGCGCCCGAGGCCGATGAAGTGGTGCCGATGTTCAACCCGCTGCTGCTCGACGAGCCGGTGCCGGAAAACGGCCGCATGCGCACCTCCCGGCTCGACGCCCCCGGCTTCGGCGTACGCCTGAATCCTGAGAGCCAGCTGGCACGTCCCTACGAGCACTGATCACGACAGACATCGACCGGAGCGCCAACGACATGCCGATCCGAGCCCTTCGCATGACCCTGCACCCCGGCCAGGAAGCCGAGTATCGGCGGCGTCACGCGGCCATCTGGCCGGAGTTGGTCACGGCACTGCGCGAAGCGGGGATCGAGGAATACCGCATCTTCCTCGATCCCGAATCACGCCATCTCTTCGCCATCATGACGCTGGCCGACGATCACCGGGTCGACGACCTGCCGTCACTGCCGGTGATGCAGCGCTGGTGGCACGCCATGGCCGATATCATGGACACCGAACCGGACGCCTCGCCGCAGAGCGTGGCGCTGGATGAAGTGTTCACGATGCTTCCCGAGGAATGACGACCATGCAAGTGATCGATGCCCACGTGCATTTCTGGCAGCTCGAGCAGGGCAACCAACCCTGGCTCGAGCGGCCGTCCCCCAACCTGCTCGGCGACTACAGCCCCATGGCCCACGATGTCGGCCCGGCCGAGTTGCGGCGCCAGCGCGGCGACATCGAGCTGCTCGGCGCCGTCCACGTCGAGGCCGACGCCGTCGACCCGGTCCAGGAGACGCGCTGGCTGGCAACGCTCGACGACGCAGGACATCCGCCGCTGCCTTCGGCGCTGGTCATCGGTGCCGATCTCTCCGCGCCCGAGGCCGCGCGAACGCTCGAGGAACAACTCGAGCACAGCGAGAAGGTGCGCGGCGTACGCCAGATCCTCAACGTGCACGAGGACCCGCATTTCGACTATGTGGGACGGCATTACATGAGCGAGCCGGCCTGGCGAGACAACTTTCGCCTGCTGGCACGCCACGACCTCTCGTTCGATCTGCAGATCTACCCGTCCCAGATGGCACAGGCCGCGGCTCTGGCGGCGGAGCATCCCGACACCCGGTTTCTGCTCAACCACGCGGGCATGTATGTCGACCGCCAGGGTGTCAAGGGATGGCGCGCCTGGCGCGATGGCCTGCGTGAACTGGCCGCACGGGACAACGTCGCCGTCAAGCTGAGTGGTTTCGGCATGCTCGACCATCACTGGACGGTCGGCAGCATCCGGCCACTGATCCTCGAAGCGATCGACGCGTTCGGCGTGGAGCGCAGCCTGTTCGCCTCCAACTTCCCGGTGGACGGGCTCTACGCTCGCTACGCCGACATCTGGCACGCCTACGCCGAGATCGTCGCCGATGCCTCGCCCGATGAGCGTCGGGCCCTGTTCGTCGACAACGCCCGACGCCTGTACCGCCTGGCGCCTCATACCTGACATCGCCGAATTCCCGACCCCTGGAGCCCTCCATGCTTCTCAACGACAAGACCGTCATCATCACCGGCGCCTCGCGCGGCATCGGCCGCGCCGCCGCCCTGGAATGCGCCCGCCAGGGCGCCAATCTGGTCATCGGCTACAGCGGCAGCGAAAGCAGCCGGCCACTGGTCGACGAACTGATCGGGGAGATCCGTTCGCTCGGGCGTGATGCTACCTCGGTGGGCGCCCCCGCCGGCGACCCGGATACCGGCGACAAGCTGGTCGATGCTGCCGTCAGCCACTTCGGCAGCGTCGACGTGTTCGTCAACAACGCCGGCATCTGCCCGTTCCACGGCTTCCTGGACATGCCCCGGGACACCTACCTGGAAACCGTCAACACCAACCTCAATGGTGCCTATTTCGCCGTACAGGCCGCCGCCAGGCGCATGAAGGAACAAGGCAACGGCGGCGCGATCATCGCGGTGAGCTCGATCAGTGCGCTGGTCGGCGGCGCCATGCAGACCCACTACACACCGACCAAGGCCGGGCTGCTCTCGCTGATGCAGTCCTGCGCCGTTGCCCTCGGCCCCTACGGTATCCGCTGCAATGCCCTGCTGCCGGGCACCATCGAGACCGACATCAACAAGGACGATCTGGCCGACCAGGAAAAGCGCGACTACATGATCGGCCGCACGCCGCTGGGCCGACTGGGACGCCCGGAAGACATGGCCGGCCCGATCGCCTTCCTCGCCTCCGACATGGCGGCCTACGTCACCGGCGCCTCGCTGCTGGTCGACGGCGGCATGTTCGTCAACCTGCAGTAGGAGACCGGCATGCAACTTCCGCGCAATCCCTTCAAGCACGCCCTCGATGGCCAGACACGCTATGGCTGCTGGGCCGGTTTCGGCACCGCCTATGCCGCCGAGATCCTCGCCACCACCGGTTTCGACTGGCTGCTGATCGATGGCGAGCACGCCCCCAACCCGGTGCCGGCCGTACTCGGCCAGCTCCAGGCCGTGGCGCCCTATGACAGCGCCCCGGTGGTACGTGCCGTCAATCACGATCCCGCCCTGATCAAGCGGCTGCTCGACATCGGCACCCAGACCCTGATGGTGCCGATGGTGGATACCGCCGAACAGGCCGAAGCCCTGGTGCGCGCCACGCGCTTCCCACCGCATGGCA contains these protein-coding regions:
- a CDS encoding LysR family transcriptional regulator is translated as MSESMRHAALLNRLRYKHLLLIALLDEHRNLHQVARALNMSQPAATRMLREIEATFECRLFERTTRGVQPTRLGEVLIEFAHGALNRLDRCAESLHRHQLGDQGQLVLGAIMGAAPDLVAEAVIEMKRQRPLLQVRLLGETSDQLVELLAQNKIDIAIARYVTALQHNQFDFESLGNETMLAVVRRDHPLADEASLSLATLLEAWPWILQPLESPARQVLEKEFELAGLMSPRDIIECGSIFAALQLVKRSDGVLVMPESVLRDYLEIGLIKALPISVGKTLSPFGILTRKNEALSEPVRHLCAILRDIAGE
- a CDS encoding universal stress protein, with protein sequence MFQSILVPLDGSEHSQMALRVACQLTPQTGARVILLHVPEPLEHEPLLVWGIGAVPMGSTMEEREKVGQSLLDKAVEEARSYGLDPDAITTKLAQGDPRQLILATAKEQNVDAIVMGSRGLSELKGLIVGSIAHRVSHAADCRVITVY
- a CDS encoding SDR family NAD(P)-dependent oxidoreductase — encoded protein: MLLNDKTVIITGASRGIGRAAALECARQGANLVIGYSGSESSRPLVDELIGEIRSLGRDATSVGAPAGDPDTGDKLVDAAVSHFGSVDVFVNNAGICPFHGFLDMPRDTYLETVNTNLNGAYFAVQAAARRMKEQGNGGAIIAVSSISALVGGAMQTHYTPTKAGLLSLMQSCAVALGPYGIRCNALLPGTIETDINKDDLADQEKRDYMIGRTPLGRLGRPEDMAGPIAFLASDMAAYVTGASLLVDGGMFVNLQ
- the rhaM gene encoding L-rhamnose mutarotase codes for the protein MPIRALRMTLHPGQEAEYRRRHAAIWPELVTALREAGIEEYRIFLDPESRHLFAIMTLADDHRVDDLPSLPVMQRWWHAMADIMDTEPDASPQSVALDEVFTMLPEE
- a CDS encoding amidohydrolase family protein; this encodes MQVIDAHVHFWQLEQGNQPWLERPSPNLLGDYSPMAHDVGPAELRRQRGDIELLGAVHVEADAVDPVQETRWLATLDDAGHPPLPSALVIGADLSAPEAARTLEEQLEHSEKVRGVRQILNVHEDPHFDYVGRHYMSEPAWRDNFRLLARHDLSFDLQIYPSQMAQAAALAAEHPDTRFLLNHAGMYVDRQGVKGWRAWRDGLRELAARDNVAVKLSGFGMLDHHWTVGSIRPLILEAIDAFGVERSLFASNFPVDGLYARYADIWHAYAEIVADASPDERRALFVDNARRLYRLAPHT
- the rhmD gene encoding L-rhamnonate dehydratase — protein: MPMPTIKHIRAYTVRGGGADYHDQGDGHWIDGQISTPMSKYPEYRMTRKSFGLNVLGTLVVEVEASDGTTGFAVTTAGEIGAFIVEKHLARFVEGQRVTDIERIWDQMFNATLFYGRKGVVLNTISGVDLALWDLLGKIRQEPVHAMLGGPVRDELTFYATGARPDLAKQMGFIGGKMPLKHGPAEGDAGLEKNLAQLSDMRERVGNDFWLMFDCWMSLDVNYATRLAQGAREFDLKWIEEALPPDDYWGYAELKRNVPTGMLVNTGEHEATRWGFRMLMEMACCDVIQPDVGWCGGVTELIKISALADAHNKLVVPHGSSVYSYHFVVTRHNSPFAEFLMMAPEADEVVPMFNPLLLDEPVPENGRMRTSRLDAPGFGVRLNPESQLARPYEH